One Chiloscyllium punctatum isolate Juve2018m chromosome 19, sChiPun1.3, whole genome shotgun sequence genomic window carries:
- the ypel2a gene encoding protein yippee-like 2: MVKMTRSKTFQAYLPSCHRTYSCIHCRAHLANHDELISKSFQGSQGRAYLFNSVVNVGCGPAEERVLLTGLHAVADIYCENCKTTLGWKYEHAFESSQKYKEGKYIIELAHMIKDNGWE; the protein is encoded by the exons atggtgaagatgacgcgaTCCAAGACTTTCCAGGCCTACCTACCGAGCTGCCACAGGACGTACAGCTGCATCCACTGTCGAGCCCACCTCGCCAACCACGACGAGCTCATCTCCAAG tCTTTTCAAGGGAGCCAAGGTCGTGCTTACCTGTTCAACTCAGT AGTTAATGTGGGCTGTGGACCAGCTGAGGAGCGGGTTTTACTCACTGGCCTGCATGCAGTGGCCGACATTTACTGTGAAAACTGCAAAACCACACTGGGCTGGAAATAC GAACACGCCTTTGAGAGCAGTCAAAAGTACAAAGAAGGGAAGTACATTATAGAACTTGCTCATATGATTAAGGACAATGGCTGGGAGTGA